The following coding sequences lie in one Coxiella endosymbiont of Amblyomma americanum genomic window:
- the murC gene encoding UDP-N-acetylmuramate--L-alanine ligase: protein MILGGKIVKSIHCVGIGGIGISALAEILLKKGYRISGSDIAPNKNTERLCRLGADITFHHNSNAIIKADCAVYSSAISLNNPECVAAQQINIPLLKRGQMLSKMTKSYQSIAVSGSHGKTTTSALLSKVFITAGLDPTCVIGGFLKDIQVSARLGSGPYFIAEVDESDASLLYMRPNIGIITNIDSDHLSTYEGDFNLLKKTYVEFIHQISKEGVVILCIDDPILNELIPTLSKRVITYGFSLKADYRADYYLQRGLRSYFRVYRSSKDRALPLSVEINLVGYHNVLNTLAVIAVSEWIGIDEKKLLQSLMQFSGVERRFDVKGNMLLSNGQAIIVEDYGHHPNEIRATLSAARAVWPDGRRVVLVFQPHRYSRTQVLLNDFASVLIESDLLILLEVYSAGEAFLPKADGKTLLKVIRSKTDKKIFFVSELRDLPSMLRKLVRPNDVIILQGAGNIGSIAVDLIRSS from the coding sequence ATGATATTAGGTGGTAAAATAGTTAAATCTATTCATTGTGTAGGAATTGGTGGAATTGGCATCAGTGCTCTTGCAGAGATTTTATTAAAAAAGGGATATCGTATTAGTGGATCCGATATTGCTCCCAATAAGAATACTGAGAGGCTATGTCGCTTAGGAGCTGACATTACTTTTCATCATAATAGTAATGCTATTATAAAAGCTGACTGTGCTGTCTATTCAAGCGCGATTTCACTAAATAATCCAGAATGCGTTGCTGCTCAACAAATAAACATTCCTCTTTTAAAGAGAGGTCAAATGTTATCTAAAATGACAAAATCCTATCAGTCGATAGCAGTATCTGGTTCTCATGGTAAAACTACTACTAGCGCCCTGTTATCTAAAGTTTTTATTACAGCTGGTTTAGATCCGACATGCGTCATTGGGGGTTTTTTAAAAGATATCCAAGTGTCCGCTCGATTAGGAAGTGGACCTTATTTTATTGCTGAAGTTGACGAAAGTGATGCATCTCTTCTATATATGCGACCTAATATTGGGATAATAACAAATATTGATTCTGATCATCTGAGTACTTACGAAGGAGATTTTAATCTCTTAAAGAAAACTTATGTAGAATTTATTCATCAAATTTCTAAAGAAGGGGTGGTTATTTTATGTATAGACGATCCTATATTAAATGAATTGATCCCGACTCTATCCAAAAGAGTAATTACTTATGGATTTTCTTTAAAAGCTGATTATCGAGCGGATTATTATTTACAACGGGGTTTACGCAGCTATTTTCGTGTTTATCGTTCGTCGAAAGACAGAGCGTTGCCTTTATCTGTTGAAATTAATTTAGTAGGCTATCATAATGTTCTTAATACGCTGGCGGTTATAGCTGTTAGTGAATGGATAGGGATAGATGAAAAAAAACTGTTACAATCTTTGATGCAGTTTTCTGGAGTAGAGCGTCGATTTGATGTCAAAGGCAATATGCTATTATCGAACGGCCAAGCAATTATAGTGGAAGATTATGGACATCATCCTAATGAAATTAGGGCAACTTTATCAGCAGCAAGAGCTGTATGGCCTGATGGACGAAGAGTTGTTCTTGTTTTTCAACCCCACCGTTACAGTCGAACACAAGTATTATTGAATGATTTCGCTTCAGTTTTGATAGAGTCTGATTTATTGATATTACTTGAAGTCTATAGTGCAGGTGAAGCTTTTCTTCCCAAAGCCGATGGAAAAACGTTATTAAAAGTTATTAGAAGTAAAACTGATAAAAAAATTTTTTTTGTTTCAGAATTACGGGATTTACCGAGTATGTTGCGAAAATTAGTACGACCAAACGATGTAATTATTTTACAAGGTGCAGGTAATATAGGATCTATTGCAGTAGATTTAATTAGAAGTTCATAA
- the murB gene encoding UDP-N-acetylmuramate dehydrogenase: protein MKKKINRSFVGLIHNHNLARYTSWRVGGNAERFYRPANLADLQNFLVQLPYNEPLTWLGLGSNVLIRDGGVKGTVILTLNRLKKISFFKKSNRLILRVESGITCHKLAKLCANLGLEDGAFFAGIPGTIGGALTMNAGAFGKETWFYVTRVETIDRMGVLRNRQSDEFKISYREIFGLDNQFFVAGYFSFDQKDIINAKRAVNILLKKRTNTQPIGTFNCGSVFRNPPKNYAAQLIESSGLKGVRFGNAEVSKKHANFIVNTGKANASDIEKLIQYIAQQVYKIHGIQLIKEIHILGNYNNSL from the coding sequence ATGAAAAAAAAGATTAATCGTTCATTTGTTGGTTTAATTCATAATCATAATTTAGCACGTTATACTTCTTGGCGAGTAGGTGGTAATGCTGAACGGTTTTACCGACCTGCTAATTTGGCTGATTTACAAAATTTTCTTGTACAATTACCCTATAATGAACCTTTAACTTGGTTGGGTTTAGGAAGTAATGTTTTGATTCGTGATGGTGGAGTTAAAGGAACGGTAATCTTAACTTTAAATCGGCTAAAAAAAATTTCTTTTTTTAAGAAGAGTAATCGATTAATACTTCGTGTTGAGTCAGGGATAACGTGTCATAAATTAGCAAAACTTTGCGCAAATTTAGGATTAGAAGATGGAGCTTTTTTTGCGGGAATTCCGGGGACTATAGGTGGAGCCTTAACTATGAATGCTGGTGCTTTTGGAAAAGAAACGTGGTTTTATGTCACTCGAGTAGAAACGATAGATCGTATGGGTGTTTTACGTAATAGACAATCGGATGAATTTAAAATTAGTTATCGTGAAATTTTCGGTCTCGATAATCAATTTTTTGTTGCTGGGTATTTTTCTTTTGATCAAAAAGATATTATTAATGCTAAAAGAGCTGTAAATATTTTGTTAAAAAAACGTACTAATACCCAACCTATAGGAACTTTTAATTGTGGCTCTGTTTTTCGCAATCCTCCAAAAAATTATGCAGCTCAACTTATTGAATCTTCAGGATTGAAAGGTGTGAGGTTTGGAAATGCAGAAGTTTCAAAAAAGCACGCTAACTTTATCGTAAATACAGGGAAAGCAAACGCTTCTGATATTGAAAAATTAATACAGTACATCGCACAACAAGTTTATAAAATTCACGGTATTCAATTAATTAAAGAAATACACATTCTCGGTAATTATAACAATTCATTATAA
- a CDS encoding cell division protein FtsQ/DivIB: MDKYWLRKLIFSFLWLIIFITFFTVLVEKLILNNPRFFPLRQVKIDVIGSCTATAELKKIIVPYIFNKGFFSLSTGLLKLIVMKLPWISKVTVQRIWPDKLEIIAVEQQQAARWKNSKLISKLGTLFTAPSSIISKNLPQLQGPDSSEKAIFSRFEKFTRLLKPLRIKITVFQVCNRDLLLLTLNNDTKIYLEYKDIDQRFRKLIFFYRQLINHKNEYQIDRIDLRYSNGLAVHWKSNFIHIPCK, encoded by the coding sequence ATGGATAAATACTGGTTGCGAAAATTGATTTTCTCTTTTCTATGGTTAATTATTTTCATTACTTTTTTTACTGTTTTAGTAGAAAAATTAATATTAAATAATCCAAGATTTTTTCCTTTACGTCAAGTGAAAATAGATGTAATAGGATCTTGCACTGCGACAGCAGAATTAAAGAAAATTATAGTGCCTTATATTTTTAATAAAGGATTTTTCTCTCTTAGCACAGGTTTATTGAAACTAATCGTAATGAAGTTACCATGGATATCTAAAGTTACTGTACAGCGAATATGGCCGGATAAATTAGAAATCATCGCTGTAGAACAACAACAAGCAGCGCGATGGAAAAATTCCAAATTAATATCAAAATTGGGTACGCTATTTACCGCACCGTCTTCAATTATTTCAAAAAATTTACCCCAACTTCAAGGACCAGACAGCAGCGAAAAAGCTATTTTTTCTCGATTTGAAAAATTTACGAGGCTACTAAAACCATTACGTATAAAGATAACCGTTTTTCAAGTATGTAATCGCGACTTGTTGCTTCTTACATTAAATAATGATACCAAAATTTATTTGGAATATAAAGATATTGATCAACGTTTTAGAAAATTAATTTTTTTTTATCGACAACTCATCAATCATAAAAATGAGTATCAAATTGACCGTATCGATCTTCGCTATTCTAATGGATTAGCTGTGCATTGGAAATCTAATTTTATCCATATCCCATGCAAATAA
- the ftsA gene encoding cell division protein FtsA, whose product MSKHPEKNLLFALDIGTSKIVALVGEVSQDNQIRIIGFGMHPSHGLKRGVVVNIESTVQSIQRAVEEAELMAGCEMRATCTGIAGSHIRSLNSHGIVAIHDHEINQSDIDRVIDAARAVAIPSDQKILHILPQEFIIDNQEGVREPVGMSGIRLEAKVHIVTGAVSAAQNITKCVRRCGLQVGDMVLEQLASSHSVLTDDEKELGVCMVDIGGGTTDIAIFTGDAIRHTHVIPVAGDHVTNDVAVALRTPIQYAEQIKIKYASVLPENVDPKAIVQIPSITRQPLKQVKKRTLDQVVAARYEELFALVLAELQRSGFEHLIAAGIVLTGGASRILGCIELGERIFQMPVRLGLPQYVNGLVDIRDNPIYATAVGLLLHGYHNQINNRSTFNLDRGLSLWKRMKNWFQGNF is encoded by the coding sequence ATGTCGAAACATCCGGAAAAGAATCTTCTTTTTGCATTAGATATTGGAACTAGCAAAATTGTTGCGCTCGTCGGAGAAGTAAGTCAAGATAATCAGATTAGAATTATTGGATTTGGAATGCATCCATCGCATGGGTTAAAACGCGGGGTAGTGGTTAACATTGAGTCGACAGTGCAATCTATACAACGTGCAGTTGAAGAAGCAGAGTTAATGGCTGGTTGTGAAATGCGTGCTACTTGTACAGGTATTGCTGGAAGTCATATTCGTAGTTTAAATTCTCATGGAATTGTAGCAATTCATGATCATGAAATTAATCAATCGGATATAGATCGAGTAATTGATGCAGCGAGAGCGGTGGCTATTCCTTCCGATCAAAAAATACTCCATATTTTACCTCAAGAATTTATTATCGATAACCAAGAGGGTGTGCGGGAGCCTGTGGGGATGTCAGGAATTCGTTTGGAAGCAAAAGTACATATTGTCACTGGAGCCGTAAGTGCTGCTCAGAATATAACCAAATGCGTACGCCGTTGTGGACTGCAGGTGGGTGATATGGTTTTAGAACAATTAGCTTCAAGTCATTCCGTACTAACTGATGATGAAAAAGAATTGGGTGTTTGCATGGTTGATATTGGTGGAGGTACTACTGATATTGCTATATTTACAGGAGATGCAATTCGTCACACTCACGTCATTCCGGTTGCGGGCGATCATGTAACTAACGACGTTGCTGTAGCTTTACGCACCCCTATACAATATGCTGAACAAATTAAAATAAAATATGCATCTGTATTACCTGAAAATGTTGATCCCAAAGCAATTGTACAAATTCCCAGTATTACTAGACAACCATTAAAACAAGTTAAAAAAAGAACGCTGGATCAGGTAGTTGCCGCGCGTTATGAAGAATTATTTGCATTAGTATTAGCTGAGTTGCAACGTAGCGGGTTTGAACATTTAATTGCTGCTGGCATTGTTTTGACAGGTGGTGCTTCGCGAATTTTAGGATGTATTGAATTAGGTGAAAGAATTTTCCAAATGCCGGTACGACTTGGACTACCGCAATATGTTAACGGATTAGTAGACATTCGAGATAATCCTATTTATGCAACGGCAGTTGGTTTATTACTTCATGGCTATCATAATCAAATTAATAATCGATCAACATTTAATCTAGATCGTGGTTTGAGTTTATGGAAACGAATGAAAAATTGGTTTCAAGGAAATTTTTAG
- the ftsZ gene encoding cell division protein FtsZ: MFELTDTVPQNAKIKVIGIGGGGGNAIEHMITESINGVEFICANTDAQALSRSSARVILQLGEEITKGLGAGADPDIGRQAAEEAREQIREALEGTDMAFLTAGMGGGTGTGSTPIFAEVAKELGILTVAVVTKPFIFEGKKRMEIAEEGIQTLAKYVDSLITIPNNKLLNVLGKNITLLNAFKAANNVLLGAVHGIADLITRPGLINVDFADVRTVMSEMGMAMMGTGISSGENRAREAAEAAISSPLLEETDFTGARGVLVNITAGMDLSIGEFEQVGESIKLFSSENATVVVGTVIDPEMSDELRVTIVVTGLSMLQQNTHNNVEVPFQSIDNNKKDRLLDNYRQLNRAVPLKGKEELAKRTVRAGESTYDFEYLDVPTFLRCQKEN; the protein is encoded by the coding sequence ATGTTTGAGCTTACCGATACTGTGCCTCAGAATGCCAAAATAAAAGTGATTGGTATCGGTGGGGGTGGTGGAAATGCAATCGAACATATGATTACTGAGAGCATTAATGGTGTTGAGTTTATCTGTGCGAACACCGACGCTCAGGCATTAAGTCGTTCTAGTGCTCGTGTTATATTACAGCTAGGTGAAGAAATAACAAAGGGATTAGGAGCAGGAGCAGATCCTGACATTGGTCGTCAAGCAGCTGAAGAAGCACGAGAACAAATTCGAGAAGCGCTAGAAGGAACTGATATGGCTTTTTTAACGGCTGGTATGGGAGGCGGTACTGGGACAGGTTCAACACCTATATTTGCAGAAGTAGCTAAAGAATTAGGAATATTAACAGTCGCTGTTGTTACAAAACCATTTATTTTTGAGGGCAAAAAGCGCATGGAGATAGCGGAAGAAGGAATTCAAACACTAGCTAAGTATGTAGATTCTTTAATTACTATTCCTAATAATAAATTGTTAAATGTACTTGGTAAAAATATCACTCTATTGAACGCATTTAAAGCTGCAAATAATGTATTGTTAGGTGCAGTACATGGTATTGCAGATTTGATTACTCGCCCAGGATTGATTAACGTGGATTTTGCGGATGTACGAACAGTGATGTCTGAAATGGGTATGGCTATGATGGGAACAGGAATTAGTAGTGGTGAAAATCGTGCACGGGAGGCAGCCGAAGCAGCTATTTCTAGCCCACTACTAGAAGAAACAGATTTTACAGGTGCCCGTGGAGTGCTAGTGAATATTACTGCTGGAATGGATCTTTCTATTGGAGAATTTGAACAAGTAGGGGAATCTATTAAATTATTTTCGTCGGAAAATGCAACAGTAGTTGTTGGTACTGTAATTGATCCGGAAATGAGCGATGAATTGCGAGTAACTATTGTAGTCACAGGGCTAAGTATGCTGCAACAGAATACACACAATAACGTTGAGGTACCTTTTCAGTCTATAGATAATAATAAAAAAGATAGGCTATTGGATAACTATCGTCAATTGAATCGTGCAGTGCCCTTAAAGGGGAAGGAAGAACTTGCTAAACGAACGGTAAGAGCAGGAGAATCAACTTATGATTTTGAATATTTAGATGTTCCTACTTTTTTACGTTGTCAGAAGGAAAATTGA
- the lpxC gene encoding UDP-3-O-acyl-N-acetylglucosamine deacetylase, which translates to MIKQKTLKKIVRVTGIGIHTGERVCLTLRPAPVNTGIIFYRTDLNPVVEIPATVNYICDTNLSTSLSKNGVRVITVEHLLSALAGVGIDNLYVDLTASELPIMDGSAEPFVLPIQSVGIEEQNATKELIRIKKRVIVIDGNKSVMLEPYNGYKISFDIDFNHPLFKKQNQNISLDFASTSYVKEISRARTFGFLSDYEFIRKNNLALGVSLDNAIILDEYKILNQGGLRYPDEFIKHKILDVIGDLYLLGRGMIGAFYGVKSGHNLNSFLLRKLWTQREHWEITT; encoded by the coding sequence GTGATAAAACAAAAAACGCTAAAAAAAATTGTCAGAGTAACTGGCATTGGTATTCATACTGGTGAGAGGGTTTGTTTGACTTTACGTCCTGCTCCTGTTAATACCGGCATTATTTTTTACCGAACAGACTTAAATCCTGTAGTTGAAATTCCTGCTACAGTTAATTATATTTGTGATACGAATTTATCAACTAGTTTGTCAAAGAATGGCGTTCGAGTGATTACTGTCGAACATTTATTATCGGCTTTAGCTGGTGTAGGTATTGATAATTTGTATGTTGATCTCACTGCATCAGAACTTCCTATTATGGATGGTAGCGCGGAACCTTTTGTGTTGCCTATCCAATCAGTCGGTATAGAAGAACAAAATGCTACTAAAGAACTTATTCGAATTAAAAAAAGAGTAATAGTAATAGACGGTAATAAGAGTGTAATGCTAGAACCTTACAACGGATATAAAATTAGTTTTGATATCGATTTTAACCATCCTCTTTTTAAGAAACAAAACCAGAACATCAGTCTCGACTTTGCAAGTACTTCGTATGTAAAAGAAATATCCCGTGCGCGCACCTTTGGTTTTTTATCAGATTACGAATTTATCAGAAAAAATAATTTAGCTTTAGGTGTCAGCTTAGATAATGCGATTATATTAGATGAATATAAAATTTTAAACCAAGGTGGATTGCGTTACCCTGACGAATTTATAAAACATAAAATTCTTGATGTAATTGGAGATCTCTATTTACTAGGGCGTGGTATGATTGGGGCATTTTACGGGGTTAAATCCGGTCATAATCTTAATAGTTTTCTGTTAAGAAAATTATGGACTCAAAGAGAGCATTGGGAAATTACTACTTAA
- a CDS encoding DciA family protein — MQTHDPKSIKQCFQSRSLRLIVQQVRKILAIEKCLNQILPTEIISHYRIVNISQKTLILQLENSALATRVYYLIPHLLEQFTKQKLIGIQKVQCKVCPDFHRVKI, encoded by the coding sequence ATGCAAACGCATGACCCAAAATCAATTAAACAATGTTTTCAGAGCAGGTCGCTTAGGTTAATTGTACAACAGGTACGAAAAATTCTCGCTATAGAAAAATGCCTAAATCAAATTTTACCTACAGAAATAATTTCGCATTATCGCATTGTGAATATTTCTCAGAAAACGCTGATTCTCCAGTTAGAAAATTCGGCTTTAGCTACACGAGTTTATTATTTAATACCTCATTTACTAGAACAGTTTACTAAACAGAAACTTATTGGAATTCAAAAGGTTCAATGTAAAGTATGCCCAGATTTCCATCGTGTTAAAATTTAG
- the secA gene encoding preprotein translocase subunit SecA, with translation MLGNLIRKVIGTRNDRLLKSYFKTVVKINALESKMKILSNQTLSAKTSEFQERFQQGESLDILLPETFAVVREVSMRTLGLRHLDVQLIGGIALYNGKVAEMRTGEGKTLVATMPAYLNALTGKGVHIVTVNDYLAKRDMTWMKPIYEFLGLTVGINVPGMTLKNKQVAYLADVTYGTNNEFGFDYLRDNMVFDLNQRVQRSLHYAIIDEVDSILIDEARTPLIISGQSEESSDLYVKINKLIPLLTLQTTEKRRQEEILKEKGGDYIIDEKNRQVYLTEQGYQTIEDLLVKEGLIKCGASLYDVMNISLMYYVHAALRAHVLLRRDVHYVVKNNEVIIVDEHTGRLIPGRRWSDGLHQAVESKEGKPIQLENQTLAMITLQNYFRLYEKLSGMTGTADTEAFELQKIYGLEVIVVPTNKPMLRRDEPDQVYLTEKAKLQAIIKEVKKRYIKGQPLLIGTASITASEVLSQFLKKSAIKHEILNAKNHEREAKIIAEAGRPKAVTIATNMAGRGTDIVLGGNLESELAELDNPSELEIEKCKIEWKKRHDTVIVSGGLHVLGTERHESRRIDNQLRGRSGRQGDPGSSQFYLSMEDSLLRIFASDRVSTVMRRLGVKENDVIEHKWLSRAIEKAQQRVEAMNFDVRKQLLEFDDVANDQRKVVYQQRFELLKADNIANAIKSIREEVVHNIIDLFVPRDFKEEWNIHELEKRIKEDFGMVFPIDKWLKEDTFLYKETLCRRIIDRIEDVYKEKEKQIGLDIIRNIEKTVTLQLLDHHWKEHLAAMDHLRQGIHLRGYAQKNPTQEYKRESFVLFTQMLMRIKYDIVATLLKLEAVTEKQVFKNQRWLLSHQSYYTELRYKHPEKVVTLQNNTTVSAVVADKQVAKFSVMQSLTHPQPKIRRNRVCPCGSGQKYKYCHGKLN, from the coding sequence ATGCTTGGCAACCTTATTAGAAAAGTAATTGGCACTCGCAATGATCGACTACTTAAAAGCTATTTTAAAACGGTAGTCAAGATCAATGCCTTAGAATCTAAGATGAAAATTTTATCTAATCAGACTCTAAGTGCTAAAACAAGCGAATTTCAAGAGCGATTTCAACAAGGTGAAAGTTTAGATATACTATTACCAGAAACATTTGCTGTAGTACGTGAAGTAAGCATGCGCACTCTAGGACTCCGTCATCTTGATGTGCAATTAATAGGAGGTATCGCTCTTTATAATGGAAAAGTTGCAGAAATGCGCACTGGAGAAGGAAAGACACTAGTAGCTACAATGCCTGCTTATCTCAATGCCCTTACTGGCAAGGGTGTCCATATTGTCACCGTCAATGATTATTTAGCAAAACGCGATATGACATGGATGAAACCTATTTACGAATTTTTGGGTTTAACTGTAGGGATTAATGTGCCTGGAATGACACTGAAAAACAAACAAGTTGCGTATTTAGCAGATGTTACTTACGGTACTAACAATGAATTTGGTTTTGATTATCTTCGAGATAACATGGTGTTTGATTTAAATCAACGCGTTCAGAGATCATTACATTATGCAATTATCGATGAAGTCGATTCGATTTTAATCGATGAGGCGAGAACACCTTTAATTATCTCAGGACAATCAGAAGAATCTTCAGACCTTTATGTTAAAATCAATAAACTTATTCCGTTATTAACTCTACAAACAACAGAAAAAAGACGACAAGAAGAAATCCTTAAAGAGAAAGGTGGTGATTACATTATAGATGAAAAGAATAGACAAGTTTATTTGACAGAACAAGGATACCAAACTATAGAAGATTTATTAGTAAAAGAGGGACTTATAAAATGCGGAGCAAGCCTATATGATGTGATGAATATATCATTAATGTATTATGTGCATGCTGCTTTACGTGCTCATGTATTATTACGTCGTGATGTCCATTATGTTGTAAAGAACAATGAAGTAATTATCGTTGATGAACATACAGGCCGATTAATACCAGGACGACGTTGGTCTGACGGTTTACATCAAGCAGTTGAATCCAAAGAGGGTAAGCCTATTCAGTTAGAAAATCAAACCTTGGCAATGATTACTCTTCAAAATTATTTTCGTCTTTATGAGAAACTATCTGGCATGACTGGTACAGCAGATACTGAAGCATTCGAACTACAGAAAATATATGGTTTAGAAGTTATTGTTGTACCTACTAACAAACCGATGCTACGTCGAGATGAGCCAGATCAGGTTTATTTAACTGAAAAGGCCAAGCTTCAAGCCATTATTAAAGAAGTAAAAAAACGCTATATAAAAGGACAACCGTTATTAATTGGTACTGCTTCTATCACAGCATCTGAAGTCTTGTCACAGTTTTTGAAAAAATCTGCTATTAAACATGAGATTTTAAATGCTAAAAATCATGAGCGCGAAGCAAAAATTATTGCGGAAGCAGGTCGTCCGAAAGCAGTAACAATTGCCACTAATATGGCTGGACGAGGAACTGATATTGTTTTAGGTGGAAATTTAGAGTCTGAATTAGCAGAACTAGATAATCCTTCTGAATTGGAAATCGAAAAATGTAAAATTGAGTGGAAAAAACGTCACGATACCGTTATTGTATCCGGTGGATTACATGTTTTAGGAACTGAACGTCATGAATCTCGCCGTATCGATAACCAACTTCGTGGTCGTTCCGGACGACAAGGTGATCCAGGGTCTTCTCAATTTTATCTTTCAATGGAAGATAGTTTATTGCGTATTTTTGCTTCTGATAGAGTATCTACTGTGATGCGCCGTTTAGGAGTTAAAGAAAACGATGTTATTGAGCATAAATGGCTAAGTCGAGCCATTGAAAAAGCGCAACAACGTGTAGAAGCAATGAATTTCGATGTACGTAAGCAGTTATTAGAGTTTGATGATGTAGCTAATGATCAACGAAAAGTGGTTTATCAGCAACGATTTGAGTTATTAAAAGCTGATAATATTGCTAATGCGATTAAATCGATTCGAGAAGAAGTGGTGCATAACATAATTGATCTTTTTGTTCCTCGAGATTTTAAAGAAGAGTGGAATATTCATGAATTAGAAAAGCGAATCAAAGAAGATTTTGGCATGGTATTTCCTATTGATAAATGGCTTAAAGAAGATACGTTTCTTTATAAAGAAACACTATGTCGACGAATAATCGATAGAATTGAAGATGTTTATAAAGAAAAAGAAAAACAAATAGGTTTAGATATTATACGAAATATAGAAAAAACAGTTACATTACAACTGTTGGATCATCATTGGAAAGAACATTTAGCAGCGATGGATCATTTACGGCAAGGTATTCATTTACGTGGTTATGCTCAAAAAAATCCTACACAGGAATATAAACGTGAATCTTTCGTATTATTTACGCAAATGTTAATGCGCATTAAATATGATATCGTTGCCACTTTATTAAAATTAGAAGCCGTGACAGAAAAACAAGTATTCAAAAATCAGCGATGGTTATTATCTCACCAATCATACTATACAGAACTACGATATAAACACCCAGAAAAAGTGGTTACTTTACAAAACAACACAACTGTTTCTGCTGTCGTTGCCGACAAGCAAGTTGCTAAGTTTTCTGTTATGCAATCTTTAACACATCCGCAACCTAAAATCAGACGTAATAGAGTTTGTCCTTGTGGTAGTGGACAGAAATATAAGTATTGTCATGGCAAATTAAATTGA
- the coaE gene encoding dephospho-CoA kinase (Dephospho-CoA kinase (CoaE) performs the final step in coenzyme A biosynthesis.), with protein MLRIGLTGGIGSGKSTVAYYFTMLGVPIADADEIAREITISNKIVFRKIKTHFGKEILNEENSIDRPKLRRLIFKYSKKRRWLEHLLHPIIISVLKTKIRKINAPYCVLVMPLLTETFHSINFLDRILVVDAPLSLQIQRIKMRNRFSDNQIRLILKSQSNSTERLSIADDIIVNDKTFSILWKMVFRLHCLYLKLAKKHFPSLNNSI; from the coding sequence ATGTTACGCATTGGTTTAACTGGGGGCATTGGGAGTGGGAAAAGTACTGTCGCGTATTATTTCACTATGTTAGGTGTTCCAATTGCAGATGCTGATGAAATTGCCCGTGAAATTACAATCTCAAATAAAATAGTATTTAGAAAGATTAAAACACATTTTGGAAAGGAGATTCTTAATGAAGAAAACTCCATAGATCGTCCTAAATTACGCAGATTAATTTTTAAATATTCAAAGAAGCGACGGTGGTTAGAACACTTATTGCATCCTATTATTATCTCCGTATTAAAAACAAAAATTAGAAAAATAAACGCACCTTATTGTGTTTTAGTAATGCCTTTATTAACAGAGACTTTTCATTCAATAAATTTTCTTGATCGTATTTTAGTAGTTGACGCTCCTCTATCTTTACAAATTCAGCGTATAAAAATGCGTAACCGATTTTCTGATAATCAAATTAGATTGATTCTTAAATCGCAAAGCAACAGTACAGAACGATTGTCTATAGCGGACGATATAATTGTTAATGATAAAACATTCTCAATATTATGGAAGATGGTATTTCGACTACATTGTTTATATCTAAAATTGGCTAAAAAACATTTTCCTTCTCTCAACAATTCAATTTAA